The Musa acuminata AAA Group cultivar baxijiao chromosome BXJ1-8, Cavendish_Baxijiao_AAA, whole genome shotgun sequence genomic sequence cattccaaatttgaatcatgcatCTGTAGCTCAATCTCCAGCATAAGAATCCATTCTAACCTGAAATTTTCATTTCAGGTCTACAGAGCCAACAGGATCCGGCAAAACCTTCAAACCAGGAGCATGGCAGCCACCATCATCATGAAAGCCAACTTCACATTACCCAAGAGACACTGTAATTTGATTCTTAGTATAGTCAACTCGAGCCATAAACCGCAACGAAAGCTGAAGGCTTTCTTTGTCCCATTAGATTTCTTTCATTCCCCAGCAAAATTCTTTTTGTGATGCCTCAGCTGGTAAACCCTGCCACtgcatgaaatcataaagcctcaaGTCACACGTACCGAAGACGCTGCTCCAACCTCGTGCAACGGTAGACTTCCGCTACTTTCTACTATAAATTAAGGTATGGAATTCTTTTATGGTGGCGAAAGATGCACTACTTAATTGTATTCAAACTCACAAGCTGATACTTAAGCATCATCTCATTCTATGCAACTGAGAGAGCTGGAAACCAATGGGTCAGTTCACTCTCCTTGTCGAACGTGGCGAACAGGGTAGTTCGGAAACACCGAACCGGTAGCCGACACGTGGACAGAGATGATACGGCCCGGCGTTGACTATAAGTAACCGCCTTGTGCGGTTGACGCACCATTCTCATGGGCGGACTGCACAAGTTTAGACCACCAAAGAAGCTCTTCGGTCTTCACCTCCATCGTACCCATCTCTCTTCCTGCGCCACCGGTCACCGCCGAACCCCGCACTGGACCTCGTCAAACCACATCCTCCAGAATCATCCTCGCTTACTCTCCCTCGAGGCTTGCCCCTCGCTTCCCGGCCTTCGAGCCACCCTCGCCTTCGCCGTCGTCTCCGGTCTCTTCCACAACCCCTTCGTCTCCAGCCGCCTCCTCCTCCACGCCACCTCCTTCGACTTCGCCTTTTCCTCCCTAATTTTTCGATGTATGGAATCTCCGAACCTTTTCTCCTGGAACACCGTCATCAGAGCCGCCGCGGCCTCTGACGACCGGCGCCCCTCGGTCGCCTTCTCCCTGTACGCCGAAATGCTACAGAGAGCCACTCTTCCAGATAAGTACACCTTCCCTTTCTTGCTCAAGGCCTGCCGTTCCCCCTGTGATCTTGGTTATGGCAGACTATTCCATTGCCATGCATTGATCTTCGGTCTCGGCAATGATGCATTCATGCAGACTGCACTCATGTCGATGTACTTATCGTGTGGGCATTTAGTTGACGCACGTCACGTGTTCGATGAGATTGCTCAAAGGGATGTTGTcgtctggactgcgacgatctcgGGTCTGGTCGATAGATGTTGCCATGAGGATGCTTTTGGGGTGTTCAAAGAGATGAGAATGTTCGACCAAGATGTCACTCCTAATGTGGCGACCATGGTTTCAGCCATGTCGGCGGTTGTGGGCTTAGGGTCTTTGGCTCTTGTCAAGAGCTTGCATGCTAACATGGAGAAGGTAGGTTTGGAAGGCGATGTCTTTGTTAGGAATTCACTGATCGATACTTATGCCAAATGCGGAAGCATTGCTTGTGCCTTGCAAGTGTTTGATAGTATGAGTGTAAAGGATTTGCATTCTTGGACAGCCATGATAACGGCTTTAGCTTCGCATGGCCTTGGCAGGGAGGCCATTGAAGCATACTCGAGGATGTGTGAAACGGGTGTGTTGCCAGATTCCACTACTTTCATTGCTGTCCTTTCTGCTTGCAGCCATGCTGGATTAGTGAATGAGGGGATTGAGATCTTTAATTCTATGGAAAGGGCTTACAAAGTTGTTCCCGAGCAAAAGCATTACGGATGCATGGTGGATCTTTTGAGTCGGGCAGGCCTCTTAGCTCGCGCATACGATTTCATCATAAGAATGCCCATGAAACCCAATTTGGCGATACTGGGTGCTTTATTGAGTGCATGTAGAGCTCAGAATGACTTAGAACTAGGTGAACTTGTTGCGAAGAAAATTGAGTCATTATGCCAATATAAGGGAGGTGCAGATGTCCTTTTATCTAACATGTATGCTGATCAGCAACGATGGCACGGAGTGGTTTCTATAAGAGAAGCAGCAAGAAAGGATGCAAAAAAGCCTCCTGCACAAAGTTGGATTTGAGGCAGGAACATACTTGATAATTTCTTGGTTGAATTCTGGTCACATCCGCATCCTAATTAGATGCTTTTACTGCAGGAGGGTCGAGAAGGTTCTTTGATATATGGCTTGTCTCTTCATGTGCTTGATCCTCTCTCATAATGGAATGCCCCAGTGGGA encodes the following:
- the LOC103994303 gene encoding pentatricopeptide repeat-containing protein At3g16610 codes for the protein MGGLHKFRPPKKLFGLHLHRTHLSSCATGHRRTPHWTSSNHILQNHPRLLSLEACPSLPGLRATLAFAVVSGLFHNPFVSSRLLLHATSFDFAFSSLIFRCMESPNLFSWNTVIRAAAASDDRRPSVAFSLYAEMLQRATLPDKYTFPFLLKACRSPCDLGYGRLFHCHALIFGLGNDAFMQTALMSMYLSCGHLVDARHVFDEIAQRDVVVWTATISGLVDRCCHEDAFGVFKEMRMFDQDVTPNVATMVSAMSAVVGLGSLALVKSLHANMEKVGLEGDVFVRNSLIDTYAKCGSIACALQVFDSMSVKDLHSWTAMITALASHGLGREAIEAYSRMCETGVLPDSTTFIAVLSACSHAGLVNEGIEIFNSMERAYKVVPEQKHYGCMVDLLSRAGLLARAYDFIIRMPMKPNLAILGALLSACRAQNDLELGELVAKKIESLCQYKGGADVLLSNMYADQQRWHGVVSIREAARKDAKKPPAQSWI